GCCCAAGCCGCGGCTCCAGCAGCAGACGCCAGAGCTCGTTGCGCGACTGCGTGACCAGCGTGGGTGCCACCGAGTCGGCGGTCACCCGGCCGTCCCAGCCGCGCATCAGGCGCGCCGCCTCTTTGGCGCGCGGGGAAGCGGCCGCCACGTGGTCCACCGCATACGCGAAGCGGTCGGCGCAGTAGCGGTCGAAGACCGAATAGATGTCGGTCTGAAGGCGCAGCATTTGCTCGGCGTTCAGCTTGGGTGAGGAGCGCAGCACGCGGTAGATGCGCTCGGTGCGATACGGCGCGGCCCACTGCGTGCTAAGCACGTAAGCATAGCCATCAGGCGTGATGCGTCCATTGGCCGTGGCGACGATCCCCGAGGACGGATCGAAGACGCTGGGCAGCTTCTCGAACGGCACGAAGCTGGTCCACTCGTGAGCATCATCGGCGCCAGAAACAGGCACGGAGCCGTCGCCCGAAGCGCGAATCGGGATGCGCCCCATCGCCTGGTAGCCGATGTGGCCCTCGGCGTCGGCATAGACCATGTTTTGCGCGGGGCCGGCGAAGCGCGCGACCGCCGAGCGGAACTCCTGCCAGTTGGAAGCCCGATTCAGGTCCCAGAGCGGCGCCATCATGCCGGGGTCGTAGAGCGTCCACTTGAGGGCGAGCGGGCGCGACTCGCCGGGGATGAGTTCGCTGATGATCGGGCCGTGGCGCGTGCTTATGACGCGCATGACCACTGGCGGCTCGCCCTTCACGTAGATCACTTCGCTGCGCTGCCCGGCCTGCTGCCAGCCTGTGGGCGTCTGGTACTGCGGTGCGGGCTGGCCGGCGCGCAGGGTCTCGACAAAGACGTCCTGCACCGCCGGGCCCATGTTGGTATAGCCCCAGGCTATGCGCTGATTGTGCCCCATAACTACGTAGGGGAGCCCGGGCAGGGTGACGCCGGCGACGTCGAGCGCCTCGGTGTCGTTGCCGGTGATCTTTAAGTGCGCCTCGTACCAGGTGTTGGGCACGGTGTTCACCAGGTGCATGTCATTGGCGAGCATGGCGCGGCCTGAGGCGGTGCGCTGGCCTGAAACGGCCCAGTTGTTGGAGCCGGGAACCAGGGATTCAGGTGAGGGTTCGATATTGGTTGTTAAAACACCAAGATCCGCACGCAAGCCAAAAGACGGCTTGATTGGGCCACCCGCGCCAGAAGAAGGCTTGAGTGGGGCGCCTTGGGCGTAGTCGTTGCGGTAGCCGTGGTCGGGCTGAAGACGGTTCTGCCGGTCTTCAGGATTCAGTTCGTCCGGCAGGCCCATGGGTTTCGAGTCGGCGCCGGGCGGATGGTCTCGCCACGAGCTGTTCACGTAGAGGTCGGCAGCCAGCTCGGGCCCGAGCTTCCGGGCAATCGTTTCGCGCTCCACGGCGGTCAAGTAAAGATTCCCGCTGAGCGTCTGCCACAGGTTTGCGCCGCAGAGCAGGGAATCCAGCGGCGTCCAGTGGCGCGCCGAGTACCGCAGAACGTGGAACTCCACCGGCAGGCGGTCGCCCCGGGATTCGATGTAGGCGTTCACGCCGCGCGCATAGGCTTCGTAGTGAGCGCGCTCGGCGGGCGAGAGCAGGCTCAACCCGCGCTCGGCCGCCTGTCGCAGCCCGAGGATGCGCTGCTGGCGATCGTGTTGGATGAGGCTCGGCCCGAGGATTTCAGCCAGCTCGCCCGAGGCGTAGCGGCGCGACATGTCCATCTGCCAGAGCCGGTCCTGCGCAGTGACGTAGCCCTGGGCGAAGAACAGGTCGTCGGCGGTCGAGGCGGTGATGTGCGGCACGCCCTGCGCATCGCGGACGACCGTGACCGGAGCGTGCAGGCCGGCCACGCGGACCGCGCCGTCGAGCTGCGGCAGGGCGCGGCGCGCCGTCGCATAGAACCAGGAGACAGCCACTGCGGCGGCCGCCAAGGCCAGGAGCACGAGCAGGACAAGAAGGCGCGGCCAGAGACGCGCGGGACGTCGCGTCACGGCGTTGTGAGCGGGAGCGGTGGAAGCCATTGCGGTCCGGGGACGCACGATTCTACGGGTCAGGGCTGTTGCGGGACAATCAGGCTTTCACCGCATTGCTCATTGATTATGGGGGATTTTCGGCCATCGGGGCTTGGAGACGAAGGCCCGTCGAAAATCCGGGCGAAAGCACGCCCGAAAACCAGACGATCAATGCCCCCGATGACCCCGTCTTGACTGGGTGTTATGCTGGAGGCAGGTCGACTGCCTTCCGGCACATGCTTCAGAAACGCATTGATGATCAGCCACAGATCTCGCGCGAAGACATGCGCGAAGCGCAGGAAATCTTTCATCGCCACCTGAAGAGCGTGGGACTGAAGCACACCGAGCAGCGCGACGCCATCCTGCGGACCTTCCTAGAGACGCGCGAGCACCTCTCCACCGACGAGCTGCACCGCCTGGTGAAAAAAAAAGATGCGGGCATCGGCTTTACGACCGTGTATCGCACGCTGAAGCTGCTGGCCGAATGCGGACTGGCGAGCGAAGTGGCCTTCCACGACGGCATCGCCCGTTACGAGCACCAGTACAACCGGCGCAGCCACCATCACATGGTGTGCACCGGCTGCGGCAGCTCGGTGGAATTCTTCTCGCCCGAGGTTCGTAAATTGGAGCAGGAGATCGGGCGCAAGCACCACTACCTGACCACGCGCCACACCTTCCAGATTTACGGCCTGTGCGAGGAGTGCCGCAAGAAGAATGAGGGGCGACGGCTCGTGTAGGATTGACCATCGGGTCACGGAACATCAGGAACCGGTCCCGGCCCCAATGATCCGATGATGCCGTGACCTGATATTTTTCCCGATATTTTTAATGACCGTGGAAAAGTCCCGTAAGTCCGCTCCGGGCACGCAATTCCAAGAATTCTGAAATTGCCTTTGCATCCCGGTTCTGATAATGTGCGCAACCATTCACCGTGCCTGCGGAGCCACTTCGCCGCGGACGCTGAAAGGTTTCCACTCGACATCGAGGAGGGTTTGCACATGCCCGATGCACCAAATCCCGGTGGGGCGGCACCGGCACCCGCAGCGGCAGGGGGACTATCTGAGAACGTTGCCAGCGGGCTTGCGTACATCACCATCATCCCCGCGATCATTTTCCTGATCGTGGAGCCGTACAACAAGAACAAGAACATCAAGTTCCATGCCTTCCAGTGCATCGGGCTGGCGATCACAATGTTCGCCTGTGGCGTGATCATGATCATCCCGATCCTGGGATGGATTGTCGGCATCCTCGGCTACCTGACGACCGCCGTGATGTGGCTGATCTGCGTGATCAAGGCGTTCAGTGGCGGCCGGTTCAAGGTGCCGGTCATCGGAAACTTCGCCGAGAAGCAGGCGAACGCTTAGATTTTCCGATTCGGGAGAAGGCGGAGGCCGCGGCCTCCGCCTTTTTTCTTGCCCGCGCTTGACGCTGGGGTCGCGATCCTCATGGTGCTTTTTCCAGCCGGCCGCTTGACAGCCGTCTCCCGCAATGGCATCTCTATCTACTTTGCTTTTGACGGCGCCGTCCTTCTGTGAGGGCGCCTCTAAGGGAAGAGGGCTGCGGGTGCAGGTGAAGGTCTTCTATCACGACAAATGCTTCGACGGCGCCAGCTCGGCGGCCGTGTTCTCGCGCTTTTACCGGGAACGCATCCGCAATGGTGTGGAGTTCCTCTACCACGGGCTGGTGCATCGGGCCGGCGCGCTGTTCAACGAGGGCGACTTCACCGGCGACGAGAACGCGATCGTCGACTTCAAGTACTCACGCTCGCCGCGCATCACCTGGTGGTTCGACCATCATCAGAGCGCGTTCCTCACGCCGGAAGACGCGCAGCACTTCCGTAACAACGGCGATGGCAAGAAGTTTTACGATCCGGACTTCAAGTCGTGCACCAAGTTCATCGCCACCGTGGCGGAGCAGAAGTTCGGCTTCGACCCGAGGCCGGTGAGCGAACTGGTCACCTGGGCCGACATCATCGACGGGGCCCTGTACGACAGCCCGCAGGCGGCGGTCGAGATGGCGCAGCCGGCGATGAAGCTCACCATGGTGATCGAGTCCACGCAGGATTCGGCGTTCGTGCCGCGGCTGATTCCGCTGCTCACCGAGAAGCCGCTGGCGCGCATCCTGGAGGAGCCGTTCATCGCCCCGCTTCTGCCGCCACTGCTGGAGCGCCACCGCCGCTCGATCGAGGTGCTGCGCCAGCGGGCAGTTTGCGAAGACGGCGTGCTGTTTTTCGACGTTACCGACCAGGAGCTGGAGGGTTACAACAAGTTCATTCCGTATTATCTGCATCCAGAATGCATCTACAGCGTCGGCCTTAGCATGAGCAGCTTTCGAACGAAAGTTTCGGTGGGATCCAACCCGTGGGCTAAGGCGGAGTCCATGGTAAACCTGGCGAAGATTTGCGAGCGCTACGGCGGTGGAGGGCACGCGCGCGTGGGCGCTATCTCCTTTGACCGCAACCAACTGGAGCGGGCGCGGCAAGCCGCCAAGGAAATCGTGGCCGAGCTGCGGGCCAATGTTCGCGGCTGAGAAACAGGACCGAAAACGAGCCTGAAAAGCTGCGCGTCGGGCACTCACCTTAGAAAACCCTTCGATGTTCCGCGCTGAAGTGTTAGGGCCGGGCCCTAACCCGCGTGTAATTCCAAATTTCAAAAATCGCGGCGCGGCGACAGTTTTGCGTTGAACCGGAGTAGATGTGTCCCTAGGCTTGCGGTTCCGTCAGTGCTGGCCTGTTCGGGGAACGTGGCGAGCGCGATGGAAAAATCCTTTGTGGAGATTTTGCTGAATGAAGTTTCGCAACCTGGCGCTCCTGGCGCTCGCGATCTTGACGACGACAGTGGCGTTCGCCGCCTCCAGAACCTTCTCCAACATCGACCAAATGCCGGGATGGCAGTCGTGCGGCGCTTGTGCCGGGAAGAACGGCTCGGGGCCGACTGCTCCCTTTTCCTTGAGGCTGAACGTAAGCAGCCCGTCAATGGACGGACGTTCGGCCCAGTTCTATCTGGGAGGCAGTTCCAGATTCGCCAACGCGCTCTGGTGGAAGCAGCTGGGCGCTAACAGCGGCGTTAGCAACTTTGTTTACGACCTCTACTTCTACATCAAGAACCCGGCGGCCTCGCAGGCGCTGGAGTTCGACGTGAACCAGTCGTTTGGCGGAAGCAAGTTCATCTTCGGCACGCAGTGCAACATCGCTGCGCGCAAATGGGATGTTTACAACGCGGCAGGCCGTTATTGGGTGCACACCAGCGTGGGCTGCTCTCGTCCCAGCGCTTACCGGTGGCACCACGTGGTGCTGGAGTTCAGGCGGGCCAGTGGCAGGATGGCCTTCGTCACCGTGACCATGGACGGCGTCAAGCACTACCTGGGCAGGACCTACTATCCGCGGTCCAGCAGCGCGCAGGAAGTCAACGTCGCCTTCCAGATGGACGGCAATGCCACGAACAGGGCCTACACGACATGGCTCGACAAGGTGAAGCTCACCTACTGGTAACTCAGGCGCCGGCCTCCGGCTGCAGGCCCCGACTCAGGAGCCGGCAGGTGGAGGCCGGCAGCCCAGCGCGACTCTGGGAAACGAGGGATGCATTGAAAAAAGCAGTTCTGATGTGGATTGTGACGGCGCTGGCGCCCGGCGCCGTCGCCGCCGATGCTCGCACCGGCAAGCCCGCCAGCCCAAAGGACGCTCGCACGGCATTCGTACTCGACGTAGTCAGGACGGCAGTGGCGTTGCCACAGCCCGATCCGCAAGACCGGCTCCGCGTCTTGCACTCGGCCGTAGGGGTGGTTGGCCCGATCTCGGCCAACATCGCCCGGACCCTCTCTCGCGAAGGCGTGCAGCTGGAGTCGGAGCTGATTCGCAGCGGCCAGAAACCGGCGGTGTCCATGTTCTCTGCCGGTCACGTACCCTGCACCGCGGCAGCGAACTTTGTTCAGTCGCTGCCGGCCACGGCTGTGGCTGAAGGCGAAGAGGCGCTGATCAGCGCCGTGACACTGTGTCCGAAGGCGGCGCTTGAAAACGCCCGCGGCAAACTCGACGAAGCGCTCGGCCAGGACATCCTGGCGGCGCGCGCGCTGCTGGCCGCCATGGACGCCACCGGGCCCAAGATGGCCTGGTCGCAGTCGGCGTTCGTACGCATGTTCTCGGCGCTGCCCAAGGACGCCGCCAAGGCACAATCGGAGGCGCCAAATTTTGCCGCCATGTACTCGGAGATGGCGCCGCAGGTTGACCTCGAGGCCGCCCGCGCGGCCGGCCTTCGCATGCTGGAGTGGCTCGGACGCGTGCCCGAGGGCGGGCCCCGCAACCTGGCGATCAGCATCATGAAGGGCGCCATGGAACAGCTGCTCGGGGCAGAGAAGCTGGAGGAAGCCCTGCGGTCGAACGTTGTCGCCCAAGGTGTAGTACGCAACGCGGGTGAAGCGGGCGAGATCGAGCATCCCGAGGAGGAGAACGTCTCGGTGCTCGAGGCCATGGACAAGACCGGCAGCGATCAGACCGACTCGCTGCAGGCGCTGCCCGCCTCGCGCCGGGCCCGGGAAGCCGCCGCCCACGGCTTTGCCAGCGGAACGGCAGGGAACCGCAATCAGGCCGAGCATTACTTCGACATCGCCTTCTCAGCGCTGAACGACTACTGGCGCGATCGCGCCACCAACACCAATGCCGCGGCAGTGGTGGAAGAGGTGAGCGAGGCCGCCGCCCAGGTGGACGCACCCGCCGCCCTCAGCCGCGCCCAACGGCTGGCTGATCCGACGGCGCAGGCGATCGGGATGCTGGCGGTGGCGAGAGTCGTGGCGGGGCAATAGTAGAGCGGCGCCGAAGAGCAGTACCGGGTACCGGGTGGCAAGCACCGGTTGGTGGCAGGCGGCCCTGGGCCGCCTGTTCTTGTTGAAATCGAGTTGAGCAGTTGACCTGGCGCCCTGCTGCGCCCCTCGACCCGGCAGAAAAACCGGCCTGCGCCGGTTTTTCTGTTTCGCCCAGGGTGACCCGGAAGGGAGCTTACTCTTCTCCAACGATGTGGAAGAAGCGAATGATGCTCTCGATCCCGCGGTAGAAGTTCGGGATGTGGAACTTCTCGTTGGGGGCGTGCAGGTTGTCGTCCGGCAGGCCCATGCCCATCATCACGGATGGAATCCTGAGCACGTTGGCGAAGTCGGAGACCACCGGGATCGAGCCGCCCGAGCGGATGAAGACCGTGTCTTTCTTGAACACCTCGTGCATCGCCTGCTTGGCGGCCCTCACGTAGCGATTCTCGGTGCCCACCACGATGGCGGGGCCTTTGCTATGCACCTTGACGTTGAGCCTGATGCCCTTTGGCGTAAGCTTCTTCACATACTTGATGTACTTGCGCAGGATGTCGTCAGGGTCCTGGTCCGGCACCAGGCGCATGCTGATCTTCGCCGTGGCGCGCGCCGGGATAACGGTCTTGGCGCCGGCGCCGGTGAAACCGCCGGGCATGCCGTGGACCTCGAGCGTGGGCCGCGCCCAGGTGCGGTAGAGCACCGAGTATCCGGGCTCGCCGGTCAGCACGGTTGAGCCGACCTCCTTCTTGCGATACTGGTTTTCATTGAACGGCAGGCGCTTCCACGCCTTCAGTTCGTCGGCGCCGGGCTTTTTCACGCCTTTGTAGAAGCCGGGAATCAGAATGCGGCCCTTCGAGTCCTTCAGCTTGCTGATAACCTCCACCAGCGCGAAGAACGGATTGGGCGCCGCGCCGCCGTACATGCCCGAGTGCAGGTCGACCATCGGGCCTTGCGCCTCGATCTCGGTGTAGACCAGGCCGCGCAGCCCGACGCACAGAGTGGGCAGATTGGGCGCGAACAGCTCGGTGTCGGTGACCAGGGCGAAGTCGGCCTTCAGCCGCTCGCGGTTGCGCGGAATGTACGCGGCGATGGACTCGCCGCCCACTTCCTCTTCGCCCTCGATGAGCACCTTCACGTTGATGGGCAGCCTGCCGTCGGCCTTCATGAGGGCCTCGAAGGCCTTGAGCTGCATCCAGAGCTGGCCCTTGTCGTCGACCGCGCCGCGGGCGTAGAGGTTCTGGTTGCGCTCGGTGGGCTCGAACGGCGGCGTGAGCCATTCGTTCAGCGGGTCCGGCGGCTGGACATCATAGTGCGCATAGCAGAGCGCAGTGGGCTTGCCGGTGGCGTGCAGCCAGTCGGCGTAGATGAGCGGGTGGCCCTGGGTGGGGATGAGCTC
This genomic interval from Terriglobales bacterium contains the following:
- a CDS encoding phosphoesterase yields the protein MQVKVFYHDKCFDGASSAAVFSRFYRERIRNGVEFLYHGLVHRAGALFNEGDFTGDENAIVDFKYSRSPRITWWFDHHQSAFLTPEDAQHFRNNGDGKKFYDPDFKSCTKFIATVAEQKFGFDPRPVSELVTWADIIDGALYDSPQAAVEMAQPAMKLTMVIESTQDSAFVPRLIPLLTEKPLARILEEPFIAPLLPPLLERHRRSIEVLRQRAVCEDGVLFFDVTDQELEGYNKFIPYYLHPECIYSVGLSMSSFRTKVSVGSNPWAKAESMVNLAKICERYGGGGHARVGAISFDRNQLERARQAAKEIVAELRANVRG
- a CDS encoding penicillin acylase family protein, whose product is MTRRPARLWPRLLVLLVLLALAAAAVAVSWFYATARRALPQLDGAVRVAGLHAPVTVVRDAQGVPHITASTADDLFFAQGYVTAQDRLWQMDMSRRYASGELAEILGPSLIQHDRQQRILGLRQAAERGLSLLSPAERAHYEAYARGVNAYIESRGDRLPVEFHVLRYSARHWTPLDSLLCGANLWQTLSGNLYLTAVERETIARKLGPELAADLYVNSSWRDHPPGADSKPMGLPDELNPEDRQNRLQPDHGYRNDYAQGAPLKPSSGAGGPIKPSFGLRADLGVLTTNIEPSPESLVPGSNNWAVSGQRTASGRAMLANDMHLVNTVPNTWYEAHLKITGNDTEALDVAGVTLPGLPYVVMGHNQRIAWGYTNMGPAVQDVFVETLRAGQPAPQYQTPTGWQQAGQRSEVIYVKGEPPVVMRVISTRHGPIISELIPGESRPLALKWTLYDPGMMAPLWDLNRASNWQEFRSAVARFAGPAQNMVYADAEGHIGYQAMGRIPIRASGDGSVPVSGADDAHEWTSFVPFEKLPSVFDPSSGIVATANGRITPDGYAYVLSTQWAAPYRTERIYRVLRSSPKLNAEQMLRLQTDIYSVFDRYCADRFAYAVDHVAAASPRAKEAARLMRGWDGRVTADSVAPTLVTQSRNELWRLLLEPRLGPSPDPQPNSPPAPPVGWRQYSWFMSEVALENILERQPQRWLPPGFRSYDDLLAAAVEAAASQKSAPRDLSKWTWGSARHVEYRHPVLGAAPLVGRWAGTGSRPLSGNGNTVKQMGRQLGPSERMVTDFADLDATRLNIVSGQSGQILSPHFRDQFDAWYEGRSFVLAFSDEAVAKAKQHELRLEPR
- a CDS encoding dipeptidase, giving the protein MSTAALGYAQQNQQRFLSELKDLLRIPSVSTLPQHKSDVERAAHFIASELKRIGFENVELIPTQGHPLIYADWLHATGKPTALCYAHYDVQPPDPLNEWLTPPFEPTERNQNLYARGAVDDKGQLWMQLKAFEALMKADGRLPINVKVLIEGEEEVGGESIAAYIPRNRERLKADFALVTDTELFAPNLPTLCVGLRGLVYTEIEAQGPMVDLHSGMYGGAAPNPFFALVEVISKLKDSKGRILIPGFYKGVKKPGADELKAWKRLPFNENQYRKKEVGSTVLTGEPGYSVLYRTWARPTLEVHGMPGGFTGAGAKTVIPARATAKISMRLVPDQDPDDILRKYIKYVKKLTPKGIRLNVKVHSKGPAIVVGTENRYVRAAKQAMHEVFKKDTVFIRSGGSIPVVSDFANVLRIPSVMMGMGLPDDNLHAPNEKFHIPNFYRGIESIIRFFHIVGEE
- a CDS encoding Fur family transcriptional regulator; translation: MLQKRIDDQPQISREDMREAQEIFHRHLKSVGLKHTEQRDAILRTFLETREHLSTDELHRLVKKKDAGIGFTTVYRTLKLLAECGLASEVAFHDGIARYEHQYNRRSHHHMVCTGCGSSVEFFSPEVRKLEQEIGRKHHYLTTRHTFQIYGLCEECRKKNEGRRLV